GAATTCACCGCAGAACTGCGCGCGCGTGACCAGAAAAAGGCTGTCTGGACAGGCAACCCCGTTCGCCCGGAAATCGCGGCACTCGCCAATCGGCCCTATCCGGAGATCGCCGCCGACAGTTCCATCAACATTCTGATTACGGGCGGCAGCCAGGGTGCCGCTGTCTTTGGTCAGACTGTCCCGGCAGCGCTGGGTCTGTTGTCGGCGGACCTGCGCAAACGCCTGCATGTGACACAGCAGGTGCGCGCCGAACAGTTGAATGAAGTCGAGGCGCATTATGCCGATATGGACCTCGCCGCCGACCTGCGCCCCTTCCTGAATGACATCCCGGAACAGCTTACCGCGGCCCATCTTGTCATCTGCCGCGCAGGGGCATCGACCATCGCAGAAATTTCAACTGCGGGCCGTCCTGCCATATTGGTGCCATATCCCTATGCTGTAGACGACCATCAAACGGCGAATGCCGCCCGTCTTTGCGACGCGGCAGGCGCCTGGATGACCCCCCAATCGGACCTGACGGCGGAAAGCCTGGCCGCCCGCCTGACGGAACTATTGAACAATCCCCGCACCCTGGCAAACGCCGCGCAGGCCGCCGCCAGGATCGGCATGCCCGAAGCCACATACCAATTGGCCGATGTGGTTGAAGGGCTTGTAGACGGTAATGGTAAGGACGGGTTGAAACCCGCCAAACGCGCTTTGGAGGCTGCAGCATGATGAAAATGCCGCTCAACATCGGTCGGATTCACTTTGTCGGAATCGGCGGGATCGGCATGTCAGGCATTGCAGAAGTCCTGCATACGCTGGGCCATGAGGTCAGCGGCTCCGATATGAGCGAAAGCGCCAATGTCAAACGCCTGCGCGATCTGGGCATCAATGTCATGATAGGCCATAAGGCTGAAAACGTGGAAGGTGCTGCCGTCGTCGTGGCCTCCTCTGCGATCAAACCGGACAACGAGGAAATGACGGCTGCCCGGGAAAGCCTGATCCCTGTCGTGCGCCGCGCGGAAATGCTGGCCGAACTGATGCGCCTGAAATGGTCGGTCGCTGTCGGCGGCACCCATGGCAAGACGACCACGACCTCACTGGTGGCGCAGATGCTTGAATCCGCCGATATGGACCCGACGGTTATCAACGGCGGCATCATCAACGCCTATGGCACCAACGCCCGGCTCGGCACCGGCGAATGGATGGTGGTCGAGGCAGATGAAAGCGACGGCACCTTCATCAAGCTTCCGGCGACGATTACAGTTGTCACCAACATCGACCCGGAACATATGGACTTCTACGGTTCGTTCGACGCGCTGCGCGCCGCCTTCCAGACCTATGTCCAGAATATCCCCTTCTATGGCTTTGCGGCGCTGTGCATCGACCATCCGGAAGTACAGGCCCTGATCGGCAAGATTTCCGACCGCCGCCTGATCACCTACGGGCTTTCGCCGCAGGCCGATGTGCGCGCCACCGACATCAAGACCGGCATCGACGGCACACGCTTCAACGTGCGGGTCGCCCTGCGCGGTGAAGAGGAACGCGTGATCGACGACGTAATGCTGCCGATGCATGGCAATCACAACGTCCAGAACAGCCTGGCGGCTGTCGTCATCGCCCTGGAAATGGGCCTGTCGGACGATCTGGTCCGCAAGGGGCTGGCCGAATTCAGCGGCGTCAAACGCCGCTTTACCAAGACAGGCGAAGTCGACGGCATCACCATCATCGACGACTACGGCCATCATCCGGTGGAAATCGCCGCGGTCCTGAAAGCGGCCCGCGCAGCAACCCGGCGCAGCGTCATCGCCGTGGTCCAGCCCCACCGCTATACCCGGCTGCAAAGCCTGTTTGAGGAATTCTGCGCCTGCTTCAACAATGCCGACACCGTCATCGTGGCGGATGTCTATGCCGCTGGCGAAGCCCCCATCGAAGGGGTCGACCGCGACGCGCTGGTCCAGGGGCTTAAAACACACGGGCATAAATCCGTGATTGCACTGAAATCCGAAGACAAGCTTGCGACATTGGTCAATGGCACGGCCCATAAAGGCGACCTCGTTGTCTGCCTGGGCGCGGGCACGATCACCCATTGGGCCCATGCCCTGCCGGAACAACTGACAGCCCTGCGCGGTGGAGGTGCCGGATGACGGAACGCCTGATCGACCGCCTGCCCGAAGTCCGGGGCCGCTATACGGAAAATGCAGACCTTTCCAAGGTCACCTGGTTCCGTGTCGGCGGCGTCGCGGATGTGCTGTATAAACCGGCGGACCTGGACGACCTGCGGCACTTCCTGCAGTTCGCGCCGCTGGAAATTCCGGTCTTCGTTCTGGGCGTCGGGTCAAACCTGCTGATCCGTGACGGCGGTTTCCGTGGCGTGGTCATCCGCCTGGGCGGCGGCTTCGCCGACGTCACGGTTGAAGGTACGACCGTTACCGCAGGGGCGGCAGCGCTGGATTTGAATGTCGCCAAGACGGCTGCCAAGGCAGGTATTGCCGGGCTTGAGTTTCTCAGTGGCATTCCGGGCACGATCGGCGGCGCATTGCGTATGAATGCCGGTGCCTATGGCAGTGAGACCAAGGACGTCCTGACCCACGCCTGGGCCGTCAGCCGCGATGGCGACCTGCATGAACTAACCAATGACGACATGGGCTTTACCTATCGTCACAACGCCCTGCCGGAGGACTGGATCTTTGTGAAAGGCCAATTCCGTGGCGAGCCGGGCGATGTATCCGAAATCCAGGCCCTCATGGAAGACATCCAGACCAAGCGCGCGGAAAGCCAGCCGATCCGAAGCCGCACCGGTGGTTCCACCTTCAAGAACCCGGAAGGCCACAAATCCTGGCAGCTGATCGACGCCGCAGGCTGTCGCGGTCTGATCCATGGCGGTGCGCAGGTCTCCGAACAGCACTGTAACTTCCTGATTAACACAGGCGACGCCACGGCGGCCGACCTGGAAGATCTGGGCGAAGAGGTACGGGCCCGCGTCAAAAAAAAGAGCGGCATTGAACTGCATTGGGAAATCAAACGGATTGGGGAGCGCGCAATGACCAAACATGTAGCCGTAATCATGGGTGGCTGGTCTGCGGAACGCGACGTTTCCCTGTCGTCAGGCACGGAATGCGCCAAGGCACTGGAAGAAGCGGGTTACAAGGTCACCACTATCGACCTGACCAATGATCTGGCGGAAACGCTGCAGGCCCTGACGCCGCGACCGGATGTGGTGTTCAACGCCCTGCATGGTCGTTATGGCGAGGATGGCAACATTCAGGGTGTGCTGAATATCATGGGCATCCCCTACACCCATTCCGGCCTGCTGGCCTCTGCCGTTGCCATGGATAAGCCGATGGCACTGCGTATGTTCCGGGCGGCGGGCATCCCCACCGCCGACGGTGTGGTCGTTGCACAGGAAGAACTGGGCAAAGGCGACCCCATGCCCCGCCCCTATGTGGTGAAACCGGCAACGGAGGGGTCCAGCGTCGGGGTCTATCTGGTTTTCGAAGGCGACAACGGGCCTGACTATTCCGGCTGGACCTTCGGCGATGCCATGGTGGAGGAATATATTCCGGGCCAGGAGTTGACCGTTGCGGTCATGGGTGACAAGGCCCTGGGCGTCACGGAGCTTAAACCCCACGACGGCTTCTACGACTATGAAGCCAAATATACCGACGGCAAGACGACACATATCTTCCCGGCCCCGGTGCCCCAGGAAATCGCCGACCGTTGTATGGATTATGCCAGCCGCGCCCATCGGATTCTGGGCTGCCGCGGCGTATCCCGGTCGGACTTCCGTTATGACACAGACAGCGGTCGCATTGCGATCCTTGAAGTCAACACCCAGCCGGGCATGACACCGCTGTCGCTGGTCCCCGAACAGGCAAAGCATAAAGGGATTTCATTTCCTGATCTTGTAAGCTGGATGGTGGAGAACGCCACATGCGATGGCTAAAGAAGGACAGTAATGCCAAGCCGAGAGGCAAAGCCAAAAGCGCCGGCCAGGCCCCGCGCCGCAAGCCGCCTGCGCGTCGCAAGGCCGCATCCGCCTGGCGCAAGCCGATGATCTATGGCGCGGTGTCGGCGGTATTGCTTGGCACGGTCGCCGGGACCGGCACCTGGCTTTGGGCAAGCGGCACGATCCAGCGCAGCTATGACGACACGCTGGCCGCCATCGGAGACGGCCTCGTCGATAGCGGCCTGGCAGTGCGTGAAGTCCTGGTGATCAACCGGGAAAAAACCCATAAGTCCGACATCCTCAAGGCCCTGCATGTCAATCTGGGCGACCCGATCCTGACCTTCGACCCGGCAGCGGCCCGCGAGCGGGTGGAGAAAATCGGCTGGGTCAAGTCAGCCGTGGTCGAACGCCGCTTCCCCAACAAGGTGGTTGTTTACCTGCAGGAGCGAAGCCCGGCCGCCATCTGGCAGCGCGAAGACAAATATTATCTGGTGGATATCGACGGCGAAGTCATCAACCGCAAGGATGTCCGCCACTACCCGAAGCTGAAGGTCATCACCGGCGACAACGCGCCCAAACATGCGGCAGCCCTGCTGGAAGTGCTGAATGAGGCACCGGAGCTTCGTGACGAGGTGGTTGGCGCCATGTGGGTCGGTGACCGCCGCTGGAACCTGGAACTGAATAACAGGATTGCCGTGCGCCTGCCGGAACAGGATCCGCAGGGCGCCTGGAAGAAGCTGGCAAGCCTGATCGAGGAACACAAGCTTCTGAACCGGGAGATCGAGGCGATCGACCTTCGTCAGCCGGACCGGTTGATCATCCGCATGACGCGATCCGGCAAACGACAACTGGACACGCCGGAAGAACATACCTGATCGGGATGGGTAAAACGGGCAGGAATTGAGACTTAACAAGGGAATTTAGGAAGACCACCGTGGCAGCGGCAAAAACCATAGCGGCACTTGATATCGGCAGTTCCAAGATCTGTTGCTTCATCGGCGAGGCAACGGACGCGGGACGTATTCGCGTAACCGGTATCAGCCACCAGGCCAGCGCAGGCGTGAAAAACGGCGTCATTGTCGATATGGAAGCCGCCTACCAGTCTATCCTGGCCGCCGTGCACAGTGCCGAACAAATGGCCGGTGTCACCATGAATGATGTGGTCGTCAGCCTGGCGGGCGGTCAACCGGTCAGCCAGATCGTGCGGCGCGAGGTCAATATCGGCGGCGGCGCGATTCGCGAGGCCGATATCAATCGCCTGCTGAACGACGGTCGTCAGGCCGCAGACCTGACCGACCGCATGCTGGTCCACGCCATTCCCATGGGTTACGACGTTGACGATGCGCAGGGTATTACTGACCCGCGCGGCATGCATGCCAACCGGCTTGCCATGCGCATGCATCTGGTAACCGCACGCACGGCGGGCATCCATAACCTGACCCATTGCGTCAACCGTTGCCACCTGACGGTCAAGAATATCGTGGTCGGCCCCTATGCGTCCGGCCTGTCCTCGCTGGTCGAAGACGAACGCGACCTGGGGGCGACCGTCATCGACATGGGCGGCGGCACCACATCCATTGCTGTCTTCTACGAAGGGGCTGCGGTCTATACCGACTGTATCCCCGTTGGCGGCATTCACGTCACCAGCGACATCGCCCGTGGCCTGTCCACCTCCATCCAGGAAGCGGAAAAACTGAAAACCCGCCATGGATCAACGATCCATGCGGTCTCCGACGACCGGGAAATGCTGGAAGTGCCGCAGGTGGGCGAGGAAGAGGACGCGCCGAACGAAATCCCGAAAAGCTATCTGGTTTCGATTATTTCCCCGCGCATCGAGGAAACCCTGGAACTGGTCCGCGACAAACTGGAGGCCTCCGGCGTGGCCGGACTGGCCGGACAGCGGGTGGTGCTGACCGGGGGGGCCTGCCAGTTGAACGGCTTGCGCGAACTGGCGACCCATATGCTGGACAAACAGGTTCGCGTTGGAAAACCGATCAGCATCAGCGGCCTGGCGGAGGCCACCGGCGGCCCTGCCTTTGCCGCCGCAGCAGGCTTATTGAAATTCGCCGTTGACGACCGAGGAGAGGCACGCGCTGTGGAATTGGCGCGCCCCAAGGTCTCCGGCGGGGTATTCGCACGTGTGGGAGGATGGTTCCGTGAGAACTTCTAAACTAACGGTTTCATCCACCTGTTTTGTATTTCACCGGGGGCTGCAACACAGACCCCGGCGGCGGCTGCTGATTCGACAGCCGAATTCCGTCGTTTCCCTCTTGGAACGGCGAATCGAATCTGGCAATGATGACTATGGCACAATGGAGGCGTAAATGGCTTTGAATCTGACCACGCCCCAACCGGTAACCGAACTGAAGCCACGCATTGTCGTGGTCGGTGTAGGTGGCGCCGGTGGGAACGCAGTAAACAATATGATCCGCTCCAATCTGGAGGGGGTTGAATTTATCGTAGCAAACACCGACGCGCAGGCCCTTGAGCACAGCGCGGCGGAACGCCGGATCCAGTTGGGATCCAACATCACCCAGGGTCTGGGTGCCGGTGCGCGCCCGGAAGTGGGCCGTGCGGCAGCCGAAGAGGCACTGGACGAGGTGATGGACCAGCTCACCGGCGCAAACATGGTATTCATCACCGCCGGCATGGGCGGCGGCACCGGCACCGGTGCGGCACCGGTCATCGCGGAAGCCTCCCGCCGGGCAGGCATCCTGACGGTCGGC
The Aestuariispira ectoiniformans genome window above contains:
- a CDS encoding cell division protein FtsQ/DivIB, translating into MRWLKKDSNAKPRGKAKSAGQAPRRKPPARRKAASAWRKPMIYGAVSAVLLGTVAGTGTWLWASGTIQRSYDDTLAAIGDGLVDSGLAVREVLVINREKTHKSDILKALHVNLGDPILTFDPAAARERVEKIGWVKSAVVERRFPNKVVVYLQERSPAAIWQREDKYYLVDIDGEVINRKDVRHYPKLKVITGDNAPKHAAALLEVLNEAPELRDEVVGAMWVGDRRWNLELNNRIAVRLPEQDPQGAWKKLASLIEEHKLLNREIEAIDLRQPDRLIIRMTRSGKRQLDTPEEHT
- the ftsA gene encoding cell division protein FtsA, producing MAAAKTIAALDIGSSKICCFIGEATDAGRIRVTGISHQASAGVKNGVIVDMEAAYQSILAAVHSAEQMAGVTMNDVVVSLAGGQPVSQIVRREVNIGGGAIREADINRLLNDGRQAADLTDRMLVHAIPMGYDVDDAQGITDPRGMHANRLAMRMHLVTARTAGIHNLTHCVNRCHLTVKNIVVGPYASGLSSLVEDERDLGATVIDMGGGTTSIAVFYEGAAVYTDCIPVGGIHVTSDIARGLSTSIQEAEKLKTRHGSTIHAVSDDREMLEVPQVGEEEDAPNEIPKSYLVSIISPRIEETLELVRDKLEASGVAGLAGQRVVLTGGACQLNGLRELATHMLDKQVRVGKPISISGLAEATGGPAFAAAAGLLKFAVDDRGEARAVELARPKVSGGVFARVGGWFRENF
- the murG gene encoding undecaprenyldiphospho-muramoylpentapeptide beta-N-acetylglucosaminyltransferase; amino-acid sequence: MSRLIVLATGGTGGHVFPAQALAEELGARGYRLALITDRRGDAYSGPLGSLETHTISAAGVSGRGKLGVISALARLGVGYFQARKFLKRLKPDAVVGFGGYPSLPAMMAASHLGLKTVVHEQNAVLGRANRLLASRVDRIAASFEFTAELRARDQKKAVWTGNPVRPEIAALANRPYPEIAADSSINILITGGSQGAAVFGQTVPAALGLLSADLRKRLHVTQQVRAEQLNEVEAHYADMDLAADLRPFLNDIPEQLTAAHLVICRAGASTIAEISTAGRPAILVPYPYAVDDHQTANAARLCDAAGAWMTPQSDLTAESLAARLTELLNNPRTLANAAQAAARIGMPEATYQLADVVEGLVDGNGKDGLKPAKRALEAAA
- the murC gene encoding UDP-N-acetylmuramate--L-alanine ligase, whose amino-acid sequence is MMKMPLNIGRIHFVGIGGIGMSGIAEVLHTLGHEVSGSDMSESANVKRLRDLGINVMIGHKAENVEGAAVVVASSAIKPDNEEMTAARESLIPVVRRAEMLAELMRLKWSVAVGGTHGKTTTTSLVAQMLESADMDPTVINGGIINAYGTNARLGTGEWMVVEADESDGTFIKLPATITVVTNIDPEHMDFYGSFDALRAAFQTYVQNIPFYGFAALCIDHPEVQALIGKISDRRLITYGLSPQADVRATDIKTGIDGTRFNVRVALRGEEERVIDDVMLPMHGNHNVQNSLAAVVIALEMGLSDDLVRKGLAEFSGVKRRFTKTGEVDGITIIDDYGHHPVEIAAVLKAARAATRRSVIAVVQPHRYTRLQSLFEEFCACFNNADTVIVADVYAAGEAPIEGVDRDALVQGLKTHGHKSVIALKSEDKLATLVNGTAHKGDLVVCLGAGTITHWAHALPEQLTALRGGGAG
- the murB gene encoding UDP-N-acetylmuramate dehydrogenase encodes the protein MTERLIDRLPEVRGRYTENADLSKVTWFRVGGVADVLYKPADLDDLRHFLQFAPLEIPVFVLGVGSNLLIRDGGFRGVVIRLGGGFADVTVEGTTVTAGAAALDLNVAKTAAKAGIAGLEFLSGIPGTIGGALRMNAGAYGSETKDVLTHAWAVSRDGDLHELTNDDMGFTYRHNALPEDWIFVKGQFRGEPGDVSEIQALMEDIQTKRAESQPIRSRTGGSTFKNPEGHKSWQLIDAAGCRGLIHGGAQVSEQHCNFLINTGDATAADLEDLGEEVRARVKKKSGIELHWEIKRIGERAMTKHVAVIMGGWSAERDVSLSSGTECAKALEEAGYKVTTIDLTNDLAETLQALTPRPDVVFNALHGRYGEDGNIQGVLNIMGIPYTHSGLLASAVAMDKPMALRMFRAAGIPTADGVVVAQEELGKGDPMPRPYVVKPATEGSSVGVYLVFEGDNGPDYSGWTFGDAMVEEYIPGQELTVAVMGDKALGVTELKPHDGFYDYEAKYTDGKTTHIFPAPVPQEIADRCMDYASRAHRILGCRGVSRSDFRYDTDSGRIAILEVNTQPGMTPLSLVPEQAKHKGISFPDLVSWMVENATCDG